From a region of the Leptospira kmetyi serovar Malaysia str. Bejo-Iso9 genome:
- a CDS encoding polysaccharide deacetylase family protein: protein MLSEEESSELSKTISEIKKSGIESEVIERKFKTLRILFSIGFFTFLSAVSILTLTHRIFRLEATVEKQTVHITNLEETLTSLRLEEQQQEEELLKFKSDLYDAVPDGDLSDQVSENKTNLEILPGADVGKNINRGDVRFKEIALTFDLGTGEDLKLIYEYLSRFPIKITLFVSNENPALKNGSFFSNTNLYYLKKLSELGNRVVFGNHTWSHYNIPRSLYEPSLRKRALLSYVSDEIPDTNFLQQEMRMVEEKFESVTGKELTKYYRLPYGGFDPLVIRTFGKLGYTHHIFWSNNSVGSLDIPDFVYKKFIYKKDPQTGKTRIMPNPNYKTRAEALDFLYRWEEADKNGMNGAIILMHLGSPRQSEKLIYILPDFIQEMLSKGYHFVTVPEIINDHQD from the coding sequence ATGTTAAGCGAGGAAGAATCATCGGAACTTTCCAAAACGATTTCCGAAATCAAAAAGAGCGGAATCGAGTCCGAGGTAATCGAAAGAAAGTTCAAAACTCTTCGTATACTTTTTTCCATCGGCTTTTTCACTTTCTTAAGCGCCGTTTCCATTCTTACCTTAACACATAGAATTTTCAGACTCGAAGCCACGGTCGAAAAACAAACGGTTCATATCACGAACCTGGAAGAAACCTTAACCTCTCTTCGCTTGGAAGAACAACAACAGGAAGAGGAACTTCTTAAGTTCAAATCGGATTTATATGACGCGGTTCCCGACGGAGATCTGTCCGATCAGGTTTCGGAAAACAAAACGAATTTGGAGATTCTTCCGGGCGCCGACGTCGGTAAAAATATCAACCGAGGCGACGTTCGTTTTAAGGAGATCGCGCTCACTTTCGACCTCGGAACGGGAGAAGATTTAAAGCTGATCTACGAATATCTTTCCCGTTTTCCGATCAAGATCACGTTGTTCGTTTCGAACGAGAACCCGGCTCTCAAAAACGGATCCTTCTTCAGCAATACGAACCTATACTATTTGAAAAAGCTTTCCGAACTCGGAAACCGAGTCGTATTCGGAAATCATACTTGGAGTCATTATAATATTCCGAGAAGTTTATACGAACCCTCTCTTCGCAAAAGGGCGCTCTTAAGTTACGTTTCGGACGAGATCCCCGACACGAATTTTCTTCAACAAGAAATGAGAATGGTGGAGGAGAAATTCGAGTCCGTTACGGGAAAGGAACTTACGAAATACTACCGTCTTCCGTACGGTGGTTTCGATCCTCTCGTGATCCGCACCTTCGGCAAGTTAGGTTATACCCATCATATCTTTTGGAGCAACAACTCGGTGGGGTCCTTGGATATTCCGGATTTCGTATATAAGAAATTCATTTATAAGAAAGATCCTCAGACCGGCAAGACGAGAATCATGCCGAACCCGAATTACAAAACCAGAGCCGAAGCTCTGGACTTTTTATACAGATGGGAAGAGGCGGACAAGAACGGAATGAACGGAGCGATCATTTTGATGCACTTGGGTTCTCCGAGACAATCCGAAAAGCTGATCTACATTCTTCCCGATTTTATCCAGGAAATGCTTTCGAAAGGATATCATTTCGTGACCGTTCCGGAAATCATCAACGATCACCAAGATTGA
- a CDS encoding efflux RND transporter permease subunit — MKSLVEYFLSKSIFVNLLTFLIILIGGFTAVRMNREAFPNINFDIVSVVTVFPGASPAEIEKLVTKPLEEAIKEVDGIKEFRSASIENRAGIVITLDPDSKDTQKVVDDIKSAIDRVEDLPEEAEDPLVTEITTSRQPVIEIDISLKSDDSSVEAEKRLKAQAKIVEQALEDIPGVARISKRGWRETEMQVDINPAAMFSHYLTSQDVIFALKNRNINFPGGNIAGNQKEVILRTIGEFDSPKEISGVHIRSNEIGNSIRIDNVAHVTEGLKEAEYLDKVNGRKTIALTVIKREKADAILVVDEAKKVVEEFKKNSKDEFEYAFVNDLSKYIRRRLGVLLSNAVGGLILVTASLFLFLGWRVALMTALGIPVSFGATFVIMNYLGLTLNLISMFGLIIVVGILVDDAIIICENVYRYMEEGMPVYEAALKGTVEVIDPVTATVTTTVAAFAPMLFMTGIFGKFIYSIPLVVIIALLASLSEAFFILPSHLYDINKHKFHSGEIKEESGWFYKLKVNYYLPLLKFALRHRLQIFVYLFAMLIGSFALFAVAGKFKLFPGSVDVFQIKLTGQTGMSLQETERFTHVLENELAKISKEEIENYVTRVGIIQKDPNDPFTKRGKHYAQILVYLTPEENRKRATDAIISEVREKTIWLLNEKSVKIVEETRKKEAEKKKEEYKPFNLDSFPAEFSRFKGQLLALDFEKISGGPPVGKPVAIEIRGDDYDSLIRIGEEYKAVMAKVPGVTDIGDDFNEGKDEVKIKVSESLASTAGVSVFKVAQAINTAFQGTVATKIKRADEEVEVKVRFPEEVRKSIDSLNNIFVSNQVGKLIPVSKLITYVREPGFANINHLDGKRLLTVTANLDETKTDTRRANAEIAKLSKGIIEKYPGYRMRFGGENKDTEESLASLGRAFLVAFIIIFMILASLFRSLIQPVIVVSSIPFSLIGVILAFVLHGEYFGFLAFLGIVGLAGVVVNDSIVLVDFANQLKMEKPNEDIDSILIETGLLRLRPVVLTTVTTVLGLLPTAYGIGGRDPFLVPMALAFGWGLAFSSFLTLVAVPVLYKTVHNAQVRMNRLLGRY; from the coding sequence ATGAAATCACTGGTTGAGTATTTCCTTTCTAAAAGTATATTCGTAAACCTTCTCACCTTCTTAATCATTCTGATCGGCGGTTTTACCGCGGTGCGAATGAATCGCGAAGCCTTCCCCAACATCAACTTCGATATCGTAAGCGTCGTAACGGTTTTCCCCGGAGCTTCTCCGGCGGAAATCGAGAAGTTAGTCACAAAACCTCTCGAAGAAGCGATCAAAGAAGTGGACGGGATCAAGGAATTTCGATCGGCTTCGATCGAAAACCGCGCGGGAATCGTGATTACCCTGGACCCCGATTCCAAGGATACGCAAAAGGTCGTGGACGATATCAAATCCGCGATCGACAGAGTGGAAGACCTTCCCGAAGAAGCGGAAGATCCTTTAGTTACGGAGATCACGACCTCGAGACAACCGGTGATCGAAATCGACATCAGCCTGAAATCGGACGATTCCAGCGTGGAAGCCGAAAAACGTCTTAAAGCTCAGGCAAAAATCGTGGAACAAGCCTTGGAAGACATTCCGGGCGTTGCGAGAATCTCCAAACGAGGCTGGAGAGAAACGGAGATGCAGGTGGACATCAATCCGGCCGCGATGTTCTCGCATTATCTCACGAGCCAAGACGTAATTTTCGCATTAAAAAACCGTAATATAAATTTTCCGGGCGGAAACATCGCCGGAAATCAAAAGGAAGTCATCCTAAGAACCATAGGAGAATTCGATTCTCCGAAAGAAATTTCAGGCGTTCATATCCGTTCCAACGAAATCGGGAATTCGATCCGAATCGACAACGTGGCCCATGTCACGGAAGGTTTGAAGGAAGCGGAATATCTCGATAAGGTCAACGGAAGAAAAACGATCGCTCTTACCGTTATCAAACGGGAAAAAGCGGACGCGATTCTAGTCGTGGACGAGGCGAAGAAAGTCGTCGAAGAATTCAAAAAGAATTCCAAGGACGAATTCGAATACGCGTTCGTAAACGATCTTTCCAAATATATCCGAAGAAGACTCGGTGTTCTTTTATCCAACGCCGTGGGCGGTTTGATTCTCGTAACCGCTTCCCTCTTTTTGTTCTTAGGCTGGAGAGTGGCTCTCATGACCGCGCTCGGGATTCCCGTATCTTTCGGCGCGACGTTCGTCATCATGAACTACTTGGGATTGACCTTGAATCTGATTTCGATGTTCGGTTTGATCATCGTAGTGGGGATCTTGGTCGACGACGCGATCATCATCTGTGAGAACGTGTATCGTTACATGGAAGAAGGAATGCCCGTGTACGAAGCTGCTCTGAAAGGAACGGTGGAAGTGATCGATCCCGTAACGGCCACGGTGACTACAACCGTCGCGGCGTTTGCTCCGATGCTTTTTATGACCGGAATTTTCGGAAAGTTCATCTACAGCATTCCGTTAGTCGTCATCATCGCGCTTCTCGCTTCGTTGTCGGAAGCGTTTTTTATTCTTCCCTCCCACTTATACGATATCAATAAACACAAGTTTCATTCGGGAGAAATCAAGGAAGAAAGCGGCTGGTTTTATAAACTCAAGGTCAACTACTATCTTCCTCTTTTGAAGTTCGCGTTAAGACATAGACTTCAGATCTTCGTTTATCTGTTTGCGATGTTGATCGGAAGTTTTGCTCTTTTTGCGGTGGCCGGAAAGTTTAAACTTTTTCCGGGATCGGTGGACGTGTTTCAAATCAAACTCACCGGACAAACCGGGATGTCGTTGCAGGAAACGGAACGATTTACGCACGTATTGGAAAACGAACTCGCTAAAATTTCCAAAGAAGAAATCGAAAACTACGTGACTCGCGTCGGAATCATTCAAAAAGATCCGAATGATCCGTTCACCAAACGCGGAAAACACTACGCGCAGATTCTCGTTTATCTAACTCCCGAAGAAAACAGAAAGAGAGCGACGGACGCGATCATCTCCGAAGTCAGAGAAAAAACGATCTGGCTCTTGAACGAAAAATCAGTAAAGATCGTGGAAGAAACCCGTAAGAAAGAAGCGGAAAAGAAAAAGGAAGAATACAAACCGTTCAACCTGGATTCTTTTCCGGCAGAATTCTCCCGTTTTAAGGGACAACTCCTCGCTTTGGATTTTGAAAAAATTTCGGGCGGACCTCCCGTCGGAAAACCGGTCGCGATCGAAATCCGCGGAGACGACTACGACAGTTTGATTCGGATCGGGGAAGAATACAAAGCGGTCATGGCCAAGGTTCCCGGTGTTACGGACATCGGAGACGATTTTAACGAAGGCAAGGACGAAGTAAAAATCAAGGTCAGCGAATCGCTTGCCTCCACGGCGGGAGTTTCGGTCTTTAAGGTCGCTCAAGCGATCAACACTGCGTTCCAAGGAACCGTGGCGACTAAGATTAAACGCGCCGATGAAGAAGTCGAAGTCAAAGTACGATTTCCGGAAGAAGTCAGAAAATCCATAGACTCCTTGAACAATATCTTTGTCAGCAACCAAGTGGGAAAACTCATTCCCGTATCGAAGCTGATTACTTATGTTCGAGAACCCGGTTTTGCGAATATCAATCACTTGGATGGAAAACGTCTTTTGACGGTGACCGCCAACTTGGATGAAACCAAAACGGACACAAGAAGGGCCAACGCGGAAATCGCAAAACTTTCCAAAGGAATCATCGAAAAGTATCCCGGATATAGAATGCGTTTCGGCGGAGAAAACAAGGACACGGAAGAATCTCTCGCAAGTTTGGGAAGAGCCTTTTTAGTCGCGTTTATCATTATCTTTATGATTCTCGCCTCTCTTTTTAGATCGTTGATTCAACCGGTCATCGTAGTCAGTTCGATTCCGTTCTCGTTAATCGGAGTGATTTTGGCGTTTGTTCTTCATGGAGAATACTTCGGCTTTCTCGCCTTCTTAGGAATCGTCGGTCTTGCGGGAGTGGTCGTAAACGATTCCATCGTTCTCGTCGATTTCGCGAACCAGTTGAAGATGGAAAAACCGAACGAAGACATCGATTCGATTCTCATCGAAACCGGTTTGTTGCGTCTCAGACCCGTGGTTCTTACCACAGTGACCACGGTTCTCGGTTTATTACCGACCGCGTACGGAATCGGAGGAAGAGATCCGTTCCTTGTGCCGATGGCGCTTGCGTTCGGTTGGGGACTTGCGTTTTCCTCTTTTTTAACCTTGGTCGCGGTTCCGGTTTTATATAAGACGGTGCATAACGCGCAGGTTAGAATGAACCGCCTCCTGGGAAGATATTAG
- a CDS encoding STAS domain-containing protein codes for MEITSEIKNHSKIIHLIGNLDVHNTHRIESVFMDQIKTGNSPVLVLDLSSVEFISSAGLRIIVAALRICKERDVELRLAGIKPAVKKVFEIIDMNSMFSIFETLESAIK; via the coding sequence ATGGAAATCACATCTGAAATAAAGAATCATTCTAAAATCATCCACTTGATCGGAAACCTGGACGTTCATAACACTCACAGAATCGAATCCGTGTTTATGGATCAGATCAAGACCGGAAATTCTCCCGTGTTGGTTTTGGATCTTTCTTCCGTGGAATTCATTTCTTCCGCAGGACTTAGAATCATCGTAGCCGCCCTTAGAATCTGTAAAGAAAGAGACGTGGAACTTAGACTGGCGGGAATCAAACCGGCCGTGAAGAAGGTTTTCGAAATCATCGATATGAATTCCATGTTTAGCATTTTTGAAACTCTGGAATCCGCTATAAAATAG
- a CDS encoding SpoIIE family protein phosphatase, which yields MISSKKQDSLLRQSSDGNLYLEDNPGLTIVFESLLTEIIQLTTAQFGIFSFRLEDGSLKSIHGNPPPNAIEEARLVSEFCFKTGQDVNLKKGSSPSKFIPPLEQNSVCCVLHVGELGASSSDNQKKIFGTIFLGRPNGSGGEFRESDFEHLRATTRIISDLLEESFVSGESSLVVLSLMTTSRVALESVQIRKQTDRFDFLLTEIIRVSGLINKSLDLSQLLEAIMLSSKSVFRTEACSVLLLDDSKEFLYFHTVLGEKKDEVTKVRVPVGKGVAGMVVQDKQPMIINDAMNDPRVYREVDKASHFVTRNIMAAPLLVEGQVIGVIEAINTIDRTFFTEDDLELFLSFSGTSALAIQKTGLLQNLEAANKDLRKKVSELESLFELSQVVSSAKNQADLMKQSIPVIHSEMDASKTGIFLINRKMGILTSISYTSEKTVEIFRTTNYQGSFIHRSIEEEKTTVKEDIQNFSFDHDLDLEYLKGSYIVLPLTHQGRSAFGAITVSDRVDKLSYNYSHLRLLQTFASLIARGHETLNLQNEMISRKAMQRSLEREIEITREIQKNILPEPKSFRSNFDLGVKSVPAKEVSGDFYDYYQYQDGQYSFLVSDVSGKSLPAAIFMAMSSSIIRTLARNHDLNPEDILKQGNALIYEDSHNGMFVTTFFIHYNPAIFTLDYASAGHNDQVLIRKDGTWELIKGSGPPLGVITSASYKGGSMIVEPGDMVILYTDGAIEEKNAKDEEFGLERMIREVIARKHLPSAQIIEELFKLVREFSGAPELFDDFTVMILKFNDDYQFSREFEANTSSIPLFREFVYETIKVRNLEESLRDDILLACDEAGTNIVMHGYENTDLKNPKFECKIRFTGDWITIVLIDSGKVFQRKEVREPSIEDNLSGKRKGGFGVYLIEKLMDSVDYSSEGGKNVLVLKKNFQHKASNGNHI from the coding sequence TTGATCTCGAGTAAAAAACAGGATTCTCTCCTCAGACAGAGTTCTGATGGAAACCTTTACCTGGAAGACAATCCGGGTCTGACGATTGTTTTCGAATCCCTCCTCACGGAAATCATACAACTCACAACCGCTCAATTCGGTATATTCAGTTTTCGTTTAGAAGACGGAAGTCTCAAATCCATTCACGGAAATCCTCCCCCCAATGCGATCGAAGAAGCGAGACTCGTTTCCGAATTTTGTTTTAAAACGGGTCAGGACGTAAACCTCAAAAAGGGAAGCAGTCCGAGCAAATTCATTCCACCCTTGGAACAAAACTCAGTCTGTTGCGTGTTACACGTCGGAGAACTCGGAGCCTCGTCGTCGGACAATCAAAAGAAAATCTTCGGAACGATCTTTCTCGGAAGACCGAACGGAAGCGGCGGAGAATTTAGAGAATCCGATTTCGAACATTTAAGAGCGACCACTCGGATCATCTCCGATCTTTTGGAGGAATCCTTCGTTTCCGGCGAATCGTCGTTAGTCGTTCTTTCCTTAATGACCACCTCGAGAGTCGCGCTCGAATCCGTACAAATCCGTAAACAAACCGATCGTTTCGATTTTTTGTTAACCGAAATCATTCGAGTTTCGGGACTCATCAACAAGTCTCTCGATCTTTCCCAACTTTTGGAAGCGATCATGCTTTCCTCCAAATCCGTATTTCGCACCGAAGCCTGTAGCGTTCTTCTTTTGGACGATTCGAAAGAATTTCTGTACTTTCACACTGTACTCGGTGAAAAAAAGGACGAGGTTACGAAGGTCCGTGTTCCCGTCGGCAAGGGCGTCGCGGGAATGGTCGTTCAAGACAAACAACCGATGATCATCAACGACGCGATGAACGATCCGAGAGTTTATCGGGAAGTGGATAAAGCGTCTCATTTCGTTACGAGAAATATTATGGCCGCTCCTCTTTTGGTGGAAGGTCAGGTGATCGGAGTGATCGAGGCGATCAACACGATCGATCGCACTTTTTTTACGGAGGACGATCTCGAACTATTCCTAAGTTTTTCGGGAACCTCCGCGCTCGCGATCCAAAAGACCGGTCTTTTACAAAACTTAGAAGCCGCGAACAAGGATCTTCGAAAGAAAGTTTCCGAGTTGGAAAGTTTATTCGAACTTTCGCAAGTGGTTTCTTCGGCTAAGAATCAAGCCGATCTGATGAAACAATCGATTCCCGTGATCCACAGCGAAATGGACGCGAGTAAAACCGGAATTTTTCTCATCAACCGTAAGATGGGAATTCTTACTTCGATCTCATACACGTCCGAAAAGACGGTGGAAATTTTCAGAACCACGAATTATCAGGGAAGTTTTATCCATCGTTCCATCGAAGAGGAAAAAACGACCGTCAAAGAAGACATTCAAAATTTCTCATTCGATCACGACTTGGATCTGGAATATTTGAAAGGTTCTTATATCGTTCTTCCGTTGACGCATCAGGGAAGAAGCGCCTTCGGCGCGATCACGGTTTCGGATCGAGTGGATAAACTTTCCTACAACTATTCTCATCTTCGCCTTTTACAAACCTTCGCTTCTCTCATCGCGAGAGGTCACGAAACGCTCAATCTCCAAAATGAGATGATCTCGAGAAAGGCGATGCAACGTTCCTTGGAACGGGAAATCGAAATCACGAGGGAAATCCAAAAGAACATTCTACCGGAACCGAAATCGTTCCGATCCAACTTTGATTTGGGAGTTAAGTCCGTTCCCGCAAAAGAAGTTTCGGGAGACTTTTACGATTACTATCAATACCAAGACGGACAATATTCCTTTTTGGTTTCGGACGTTTCGGGAAAAAGTCTTCCCGCCGCGATCTTTATGGCGATGAGTTCCTCGATCATTCGTACGTTGGCGAGAAATCACGATCTCAATCCCGAAGACATTCTAAAACAAGGAAACGCCCTGATCTACGAAGATTCCCACAATGGAATGTTCGTAACCACATTCTTTATACATTACAATCCCGCTATATTCACTTTAGATTATGCATCCGCGGGTCACAACGATCAGGTTCTGATTCGCAAGGACGGAACCTGGGAACTCATCAAAGGTTCCGGTCCTCCGCTCGGAGTCATTACTTCCGCGAGTTACAAGGGTGGAAGTATGATCGTGGAACCCGGGGACATGGTCATTCTTTATACGGACGGAGCCATCGAAGAGAAAAACGCGAAGGACGAGGAGTTCGGTTTAGAAAGAATGATACGCGAAGTGATCGCGAGAAAACATCTTCCTTCCGCGCAGATCATCGAAGAACTTTTCAAACTCGTTCGTGAATTTTCGGGTGCGCCCGAACTTTTCGACGACTTCACCGTGATGATTCTGAAATTCAACGATGACTATCAATTCTCCAGAGAATTCGAAGCGAACACCTCGTCGATTCCTTTGTTTCGAGAATTCGTATATGAAACGATCAAGGTCAGAAACCTCGAAGAATCTCTGCGAGACGATATTCTTTTAGCCTGCGACGAAGCGGGTACGAATATCGTAATGCACGGTTATGAAAATACGGATTTGAAAAATCCAAAGTTCGAATGCAAAATACGCTTTACAGGGGACTGGATCACCATTGTATTAATTGATTCCGGGAAAGTCTTTCAGAGAAAGGAAGTTCGAGAGCCTTCGATCGAAGACAATCTAAGCGGCAAAAGAAAAGGTGGATTCGGAGTCTATCTGATCGAAAAGCTGATGGATTCGGTCGATTATTCCAGCGAAGGCGGTAAGAACGTTCTCGTTCTCAAGAAGAATTTTCAACACAAGGCTTCGAATGGAAATCACATCTGA
- a CDS encoding acyl-CoA carboxylase subunit beta — MSEAKYSLENPFQSTSEPDVPKTRGLYEEANELGKDLLSKPLAGGGVDRILVQHSKDRMTVWERIKVLTEQEPNILYQNWGKSLDGASLVTGILNINGRDVAIYGHDFTLRAGSMDATNGSKLARLIYMAGEHGIPLIGMNDSAGAYVPAGVGGLDGYSEAFTALRKISGVVPSLMLMFGFNAGGGAYLPRQGSFMIQCDNTFFGLTGPGVVKSVLGEDISADDLGGPKVHGQSGVVDIVTGDELGSLRTALRLLSYLPDNNHSFAPFHPTSDPTDRFIYEEEILFKKTFNSPTGMNTPFDITLYLQNICDHGQYFEIQGQRSRNLVTAFGRIGGHVVAFVANNSAVSSGQIDISAARKGTRFIRFCNLYNIPIVFLEDTTGFLPGKEQEQNGIVLEGRKLLDSIIDIRTPRLTLIIRNAFGGAYACFNSYHVGADMVFALPTARIAVMGPAGKDYVYKDEVSAIQREYQENVKKGMSEKEAIVVRDKKLQVLSTQYEKELMNPKEALSLGSVSRIVLPGTTRSILFQNLDYLIRHYKPAPLSGPQREFE, encoded by the coding sequence ATGTCCGAAGCAAAATATTCACTGGAAAATCCATTCCAATCCACGTCAGAACCTGACGTTCCTAAAACCCGTGGTCTTTATGAAGAAGCCAACGAATTAGGAAAAGATCTCCTGAGCAAACCGCTCGCAGGAGGAGGAGTCGACAGGATTCTCGTTCAACATTCGAAAGATCGAATGACCGTCTGGGAAAGAATCAAAGTTCTCACGGAACAAGAACCCAATATCCTTTATCAAAACTGGGGAAAGAGTCTCGACGGAGCTTCCCTCGTTACCGGAATCTTAAACATCAACGGTAGAGACGTTGCGATCTACGGTCACGACTTTACTTTGCGCGCCGGTTCTATGGACGCAACCAACGGAAGTAAACTTGCAAGACTGATCTACATGGCGGGAGAACACGGAATCCCCTTGATCGGAATGAACGATTCCGCAGGAGCGTACGTTCCGGCGGGTGTGGGCGGTCTCGACGGTTATAGCGAGGCGTTTACCGCTCTGAGAAAAATCAGCGGCGTAGTTCCGAGTTTGATGCTCATGTTCGGATTCAACGCGGGTGGAGGAGCTTATCTTCCGCGTCAGGGATCGTTTATGATCCAGTGCGATAACACCTTCTTCGGTCTAACCGGACCGGGCGTCGTCAAATCCGTATTAGGAGAAGATATCTCCGCGGACGATTTGGGAGGACCCAAGGTTCACGGACAAAGCGGCGTTGTCGATATCGTTACCGGAGACGAACTCGGATCTTTGAGAACCGCGCTTCGTTTACTTTCTTATCTTCCCGATAACAATCATTCCTTTGCGCCGTTCCATCCGACCTCGGATCCGACGGACAGGTTCATCTACGAAGAAGAGATTCTTTTTAAGAAAACCTTCAACTCTCCAACGGGGATGAATACTCCTTTCGACATCACTTTGTATCTTCAGAATATCTGCGATCACGGTCAGTATTTCGAAATCCAAGGACAACGTTCCAGAAACTTAGTAACCGCTTTCGGAAGAATCGGCGGTCACGTGGTCGCGTTCGTCGCCAACAACTCGGCGGTTTCCTCCGGTCAGATCGACATCAGCGCCGCTAGAAAGGGAACGAGATTTATCCGCTTCTGTAACCTCTACAACATCCCGATCGTTTTCTTGGAAGACACGACCGGATTCTTACCCGGTAAAGAACAGGAACAAAACGGAATCGTTCTCGAAGGTAGAAAACTTTTGGATTCGATCATCGACATCCGCACGCCTCGTTTAACTTTGATTATTCGAAACGCGTTCGGCGGAGCTTACGCTTGTTTCAACTCCTATCACGTGGGAGCGGACATGGTGTTCGCGCTTCCTACCGCAAGAATCGCGGTGATGGGACCCGCCGGAAAAGACTACGTCTACAAGGACGAAGTTTCCGCGATCCAAAGGGAATATCAGGAAAACGTAAAGAAGGGAATGTCCGAAAAGGAAGCGATCGTCGTCCGCGACAAAAAACTCCAAGTGCTTTCCACACAATACGAAAAGGAACTGATGAATCCGAAAGAAGCGCTTTCTCTCGGTTCCGTTTCCAGAATCGTACTTCCTGGAACCACAAGAAGTATTCTTTTCCAAAACCTGGATTATTTAATCCGACATTATAAACCGGCTCCTCTGTCCGGACCTCAAAGGGAGTTTGAGTAA
- the def gene encoding peptide deformylase → MSVRKILRMGDPLLRQVSEPVTEDEMQTKEFKKLLRDMFDTMRHADGVGLAAPQIGILKQIVVVGSEDNERYPGTPDVPERVILNPIITPLTNDTSGFWEGCLSVPGMRGYVERPNKIRMQWMDEKGNRFDETIDGYKAVVYQHECDHLLGVLYVDRLKDTKLFGFNETLDSGNNILD, encoded by the coding sequence ATGTCAGTAAGAAAGATTTTAAGAATGGGAGACCCGCTTCTCCGTCAAGTTTCGGAGCCCGTCACGGAAGACGAGATGCAAACCAAAGAATTCAAAAAACTGCTCCGTGATATGTTCGATACGATGCGTCATGCGGACGGCGTAGGACTTGCGGCTCCTCAGATCGGAATTCTTAAACAGATCGTCGTGGTCGGTTCGGAGGATAACGAACGTTATCCGGGAACCCCGGACGTTCCGGAAAGAGTCATTCTCAATCCGATCATCACACCTCTCACAAACGACACTTCCGGTTTTTGGGAAGGTTGTCTTTCCGTCCCTGGAATGCGGGGTTATGTGGAAAGACCGAATAAGATCAGAATGCAGTGGATGGACGAAAAAGGAAACCGTTTCGACGAAACGATCGACGGTTACAAAGCGGTCGTCTATCAACACGAATGCGATCATCTTTTGGGCGTTCTTTACGTGGATCGTCTGAAAGATACGAAGTTATTCGGCTTTAACGAAACCCTGGATTCCGGTAACAATATTCTAGATTAA
- the tyrS gene encoding tyrosine--tRNA ligase, giving the protein MDIQKQIEIIRRGAVDLISEEELKSKLQKKKTLKIKAGFDPTAPDLHLGHFVQLKKLKHFQDLGHEVSFLLGDFTAMIGDPTGKSETRKRLSREEVLENSKTYQSQVFKVLDPVKTKIVYNSSWCSGMNFEDVLVLSSKYNVARMLERDDFSKRYKAGQPISMIEFLYPLVQGYDSVAMECDVELGGTDQKFNLLVGRDLQREYGKEAQCVLTLPLLVGLDGTKKMSKSLGNYVGITEAPIDMFGKLMSISDDLMWNYFELLTDLPLPEIQNRKNGMAKKELHPKEVKTELAKLIMDQFSPASENEAAIEEWKKIHNPKSRAVPDDIKEVTLGEEFFAETPEPLLVWVLSKLSFVPSVSEGRRLIKAGGLYLSEDKITDEKLPIQKGKEYLVRQGKKGKFLKIIS; this is encoded by the coding sequence ATGGACATTCAAAAACAAATCGAAATCATTCGCCGAGGCGCCGTTGATCTGATCAGCGAAGAAGAGTTAAAATCCAAACTTCAAAAAAAGAAAACGCTTAAAATCAAGGCGGGCTTCGACCCGACCGCGCCGGATCTTCATCTCGGTCATTTTGTTCAACTCAAGAAATTAAAACACTTTCAGGATCTGGGTCACGAGGTTTCGTTTTTACTCGGAGATTTTACCGCGATGATCGGAGATCCGACGGGTAAATCCGAAACCAGAAAAAGACTTTCTCGGGAAGAGGTTCTTGAGAATTCCAAAACCTATCAAAGCCAGGTCTTTAAGGTTCTCGATCCGGTGAAAACGAAAATCGTCTACAATTCAAGCTGGTGTTCCGGAATGAATTTCGAAGACGTTCTCGTTCTCAGTTCCAAATACAACGTAGCGAGAATGCTCGAAAGAGACGACTTCAGCAAACGTTATAAGGCCGGACAACCGATCTCTATGATCGAATTCTTATATCCTCTCGTCCAAGGTTACGATTCGGTCGCGATGGAATGCGACGTAGAACTCGGAGGAACTGATCAAAAGTTCAATCTTTTGGTCGGCCGCGATCTTCAAAGAGAATACGGAAAAGAAGCGCAGTGCGTTCTTACGCTCCCATTACTTGTGGGACTTGACGGAACCAAAAAGATGTCCAAATCCCTCGGCAATTACGTGGGAATTACGGAAGCTCCGATCGACATGTTCGGGAAACTCATGTCGATCAGCGACGATCTGATGTGGAATTACTTCGAACTTTTGACCGATCTTCCCTTGCCTGAAATTCAAAACCGCAAAAACGGAATGGCAAAAAAGGAACTTCATCCGAAAGAAGTGAAGACCGAACTTGCAAAGTTGATCATGGATCAATTCTCTCCCGCGTCCGAAAACGAAGCGGCGATCGAAGAATGGAAAAAAATCCACAATCCCAAATCCAGAGCGGTTCCCGATGATATCAAAGAAGTCACCCTCGGGGAAGAATTCTTTGCCGAAACGCCGGAGCCTTTGCTCGTTTGGGTTTTGAGTAAACTTTCTTTTGTTCCATCCGTTTCCGAAGGAAGAAGGCTCATCAAAGCGGGCGGTTTGTATCTTTCCGAAGATAAGATTACGGACGAAAAACTTCCGATTCAAAAAGGAAAAGAATACTTAGTGAGACAGGGAAAAAAGGGAAAATTTTTAAAAATTATTTCCTAA